Proteins encoded together in one Planctomyces sp. SH-PL14 window:
- a CDS encoding glutamate synthase-related protein — protein sequence MNRHEIELTADGLPKQFGLYSNEQEHDSCGVGFVAHIKGAASRQIIEDAERILRHMTHRGACGCEENTGDGAGILTALPDAFLRKVVRRDLNRDLPPAGQYGAGLVFLPKNDSERNQFKKTVGDIIAAQGQTLIGWRTVPQDPDGADIGPSARAAEPAMEMLIVGAAAGIDQETFERQLFVIRKRASHAIREGSAKSALAFYVCTLSSKVLVYKGMLTPEQVIKYYPDLRDPEYVSHLAMVHSRFSTNTFPSWDRAHPQRLIAHNGEINTVKGNANWTYARQGMMQSPHFGDDIKALFPVCEPHCSDSGNFDNALEMIYQSGRSLPEAVMMMVPEAWQEHHDMPEYKRAFYEYHSALIEPWDGPASISFTDGHFIGAVLDRNGLRPSRYYVTHDDRVIMASEVGVLDIDPATVKLKGRLQPGKMFLVDFQQGRIIGDEELKKDVCQRRPYGDWLKTQRLELSELPAGPAVPHIRGEELLQQMQAFGYSTETLQFMLIPMLNSKKDPINSMGDDTALACLSDQPRMLYDYFKQLFAQVTNPAIDSIREEVIMSLECYIGPEGNLLETTPEQSHRLRVPHPILTDEETSAIKSLQGYRGWTTKTIDITWPKSAGPAGMRPALEAVCAAAEQAIADDYEIVVLSDRASGPDRVGIPALLAAGAVHQHLVRKELRTRIGLVVETADARDVHQFCLLAGFGADAINPYLAFEAIRDAKDHGELKENFTEQKIVATYREAIRKGMLKVMGKMGISTLASYKGAQIFEAVGISADVINMAFRGTASRIKGIGFEVIAEETILRHEVGYPSRTETERLPVLPNYGNVHWRHGGEKHMWNPFTIAELQAAARSGDKTAYTRFAKLVNEQTHKEGTLRGLLKFKPGKAVPIEEVEPAREIVKRFCTGAMSYGSISKEAHETMAIALNVLQGRSNTGEGGEDYERFVPLELPQERHESIAKLVEKYQLNGDTHKNVYSKRSAIKQVASGRFGVTSWYLTNADEIQIKISQGAKPGEGGELPGHKVDKTIAATRHSTPGVGLISPPPHHDIYSIEDLSQLIFDLKNTNPSARVSVKLVSEVGVGTIAAGVAKGHADKILISGDSGGTGASPLTSIKHAGLPWELGIAETHQTLVMNDLRSRVRLETDGQLKTGRDMVIACMLGAEEFGFATAPLITLGCIMMRKCHLNTCPVGIATQDPELRAKFSGQPEHVINYLFMVAEEAREIMASLGFRTIDEMVGRVDALEWDAATSHWKAKHLDLSPILTLAKKPHANVGTYCQIKQKHGLEQTLDQTILIPQCRESIDKAEPIILDVNIQNIDRAFATTLSHEVSKKWGPQGLPEDTIRIRARGSAGQSVLAWGAKGVTVEVIGDANDFCGKGLSGGKLIVYPPDGVTFKPEDQILIGNVALYGATEGEAYFRGRAAERFCVRNSGATAVAEGVGDHGLEYMTGGKAVILGPTGRNFAAGMSGGVAYVWAPDKDVFRENCNLELVDLEPVEDADDVMELKEIIENHQNYTASTVAKHILENWDTCLPQFVQVMPRDYKRALTELKAAAEAEAAGEEAPAAR from the coding sequence ATGAATCGTCACGAAATCGAACTGACCGCCGATGGCCTCCCGAAGCAATTCGGGCTGTACTCCAACGAGCAGGAGCACGACTCCTGCGGCGTCGGCTTTGTCGCCCATATCAAGGGGGCGGCGTCGCGGCAGATCATCGAAGACGCGGAGCGGATCCTGCGGCACATGACGCACCGCGGTGCGTGCGGCTGCGAAGAGAACACCGGCGACGGCGCCGGGATCCTGACCGCCCTGCCGGACGCCTTCCTCCGCAAGGTCGTCCGCCGCGACCTCAACAGGGATCTCCCTCCCGCCGGCCAGTACGGCGCGGGGCTGGTGTTCCTGCCGAAGAACGACTCCGAGCGGAACCAGTTCAAGAAGACGGTGGGGGACATCATCGCCGCTCAGGGCCAGACGCTCATCGGCTGGCGGACGGTGCCGCAGGATCCGGACGGGGCCGACATCGGTCCGTCGGCCCGGGCCGCCGAGCCGGCGATGGAGATGCTGATCGTCGGAGCGGCCGCCGGTATCGATCAGGAGACCTTCGAGCGGCAGCTGTTCGTGATCCGCAAGCGGGCGAGCCACGCCATCCGCGAAGGGAGCGCCAAGTCCGCGCTCGCCTTCTACGTCTGCACGCTCTCGTCCAAGGTCCTCGTCTACAAGGGGATGCTGACGCCGGAACAGGTCATCAAGTACTACCCGGACCTCCGCGATCCGGAGTACGTCAGCCATCTGGCGATGGTCCACAGCCGGTTCTCGACGAACACCTTCCCGAGCTGGGACCGGGCCCACCCGCAGCGGCTGATCGCCCACAACGGCGAAATCAACACCGTCAAGGGGAACGCCAACTGGACCTACGCCCGCCAGGGGATGATGCAGTCGCCGCACTTCGGCGACGACATCAAGGCCCTCTTCCCGGTCTGCGAGCCCCACTGCTCCGACTCCGGGAACTTCGACAACGCCCTGGAAATGATCTACCAGTCGGGCCGCTCGCTCCCCGAAGCGGTCATGATGATGGTCCCGGAAGCGTGGCAGGAACACCACGACATGCCCGAGTACAAGCGGGCTTTCTATGAGTATCACTCCGCCCTGATCGAGCCGTGGGACGGCCCCGCCTCGATCTCGTTCACGGACGGCCATTTCATCGGCGCGGTCCTCGACCGGAACGGCCTGCGGCCGAGCCGCTACTATGTCACGCACGATGACCGCGTCATCATGGCGAGCGAAGTCGGCGTGCTCGACATCGACCCCGCGACGGTCAAGCTGAAGGGCCGCCTCCAGCCCGGCAAGATGTTCCTCGTGGACTTCCAGCAGGGCCGGATCATCGGCGACGAGGAGCTCAAGAAGGACGTCTGCCAGCGCCGGCCGTACGGGGACTGGCTCAAGACGCAGCGGCTCGAGCTCAGCGAGCTCCCGGCCGGCCCCGCCGTGCCGCACATCCGCGGCGAGGAGCTCCTCCAGCAGATGCAGGCGTTCGGCTACAGCACCGAGACGCTGCAGTTCATGCTTATCCCGATGCTGAACTCCAAGAAGGACCCCATCAATTCGATGGGGGACGACACGGCGCTCGCCTGCCTCAGCGACCAGCCGCGGATGCTGTACGACTACTTCAAGCAGCTCTTCGCCCAGGTGACGAACCCCGCGATCGACTCGATCCGCGAGGAAGTCATCATGTCGCTGGAGTGCTACATCGGCCCCGAAGGGAACCTCCTCGAGACGACCCCCGAGCAGAGCCACCGCCTCCGCGTCCCGCACCCGATCCTGACCGACGAGGAGACCTCGGCGATCAAGTCGCTGCAGGGCTACCGCGGCTGGACGACGAAGACGATCGACATCACGTGGCCGAAGAGCGCCGGCCCCGCCGGAATGCGTCCGGCCCTCGAGGCGGTCTGCGCCGCCGCCGAGCAGGCGATTGCCGACGACTATGAGATCGTTGTTCTCAGCGACCGCGCCAGTGGACCGGACCGGGTCGGGATCCCCGCCCTCCTCGCCGCCGGAGCGGTGCACCAGCACCTCGTCCGGAAGGAACTCCGGACCAGGATCGGCCTCGTCGTCGAGACCGCCGATGCCCGCGACGTCCACCAGTTCTGCCTCCTGGCGGGCTTCGGGGCGGACGCCATCAACCCGTACCTCGCGTTTGAAGCGATCCGCGACGCCAAGGACCACGGCGAGCTCAAGGAGAACTTCACCGAGCAGAAGATCGTCGCCACCTACCGCGAAGCGATCCGCAAGGGGATGCTCAAGGTGATGGGGAAGATGGGGATCTCCACGCTCGCCAGCTACAAGGGAGCCCAGATCTTCGAAGCGGTCGGGATCTCGGCCGACGTCATCAACATGGCCTTCCGCGGGACCGCCAGCCGGATCAAGGGGATCGGCTTCGAGGTCATCGCCGAAGAGACCATCCTCCGCCACGAAGTCGGCTATCCGAGCCGGACCGAGACGGAGCGGCTCCCCGTGCTGCCGAACTACGGCAACGTCCACTGGCGGCACGGCGGCGAGAAGCACATGTGGAACCCGTTCACCATCGCCGAGCTCCAGGCCGCCGCCCGCAGCGGCGACAAGACCGCCTACACGCGGTTCGCCAAGCTCGTCAACGAGCAGACCCACAAGGAGGGAACGCTCCGCGGCCTGCTCAAGTTCAAGCCCGGCAAGGCGGTCCCGATCGAGGAGGTCGAACCGGCCCGCGAGATCGTCAAGCGGTTCTGCACCGGGGCGATGAGCTACGGCTCGATCTCCAAGGAAGCCCACGAGACGATGGCGATCGCCCTCAACGTCCTCCAGGGCCGGAGCAACACCGGCGAAGGGGGCGAGGACTACGAACGCTTCGTCCCGCTCGAGCTGCCGCAGGAACGGCACGAGTCGATCGCCAAGCTCGTCGAGAAGTACCAGCTCAACGGCGACACCCACAAGAACGTCTACTCCAAGCGGTCCGCCATTAAGCAGGTCGCCAGCGGACGGTTCGGGGTGACGTCGTGGTATCTCACGAACGCCGACGAGATTCAGATCAAGATCTCGCAGGGGGCGAAGCCTGGCGAAGGGGGAGAGCTCCCCGGTCACAAGGTCGACAAGACGATCGCCGCGACCCGGCACTCGACCCCCGGCGTGGGCCTCATCAGCCCGCCGCCGCACCACGACATCTACTCGATCGAAGACCTGTCGCAGCTGATCTTCGACCTCAAGAACACGAACCCGAGCGCCCGCGTCAGCGTGAAGCTCGTGTCCGAAGTCGGGGTCGGAACGATCGCGGCCGGCGTCGCCAAGGGGCACGCCGACAAGATCCTGATCTCCGGCGACTCCGGCGGAACGGGAGCCTCGCCGCTGACGAGCATCAAGCACGCCGGCCTGCCGTGGGAGCTCGGGATCGCCGAGACCCACCAGACCCTCGTCATGAACGACCTCCGCAGCCGGGTCCGGCTGGAGACGGACGGCCAGCTCAAGACGGGCCGCGACATGGTGATCGCCTGCATGCTCGGAGCCGAGGAGTTCGGCTTCGCGACCGCACCCCTGATCACGCTGGGGTGCATCATGATGCGGAAGTGCCATCTCAACACGTGCCCCGTCGGGATCGCGACTCAGGACCCGGAACTCCGGGCCAAGTTCAGCGGCCAGCCGGAACACGTCATCAACTACCTGTTCATGGTGGCCGAAGAGGCCCGCGAGATCATGGCGTCGCTCGGCTTCCGCACGATCGACGAGATGGTCGGCCGCGTCGACGCCCTGGAGTGGGACGCCGCCACGAGCCACTGGAAGGCGAAGCACCTCGACCTCTCGCCGATCCTGACCCTGGCGAAGAAGCCGCACGCCAACGTCGGCACCTACTGCCAGATCAAGCAGAAGCACGGCCTGGAGCAGACGCTCGACCAGACGATCCTGATTCCGCAGTGCCGCGAGTCGATCGACAAGGCCGAGCCGATCATCCTCGACGTCAACATCCAGAACATCGACCGGGCATTCGCCACGACCTTGAGCCACGAAGTCTCGAAGAAGTGGGGACCGCAGGGTCTGCCGGAAGACACGATCCGGATCCGCGCCCGCGGCTCGGCCGGCCAGTCGGTCCTGGCCTGGGGAGCCAAGGGGGTCACGGTGGAAGTCATCGGCGACGCCAATGACTTCTGCGGCAAGGGACTCTCCGGCGGCAAGCTGATCGTCTACCCGCCGGACGGCGTCACCTTCAAGCCGGAGGATCAGATCCTGATCGGCAACGTCGCCCTCTACGGGGCGACCGAAGGGGAAGCCTATTTCCGCGGCCGGGCCGCCGAGCGGTTCTGCGTGCGGAACTCCGGAGCGACCGCCGTCGCCGAAGGGGTGGGGGACCACGGCCTCGAGTACATGACCGGCGGCAAGGCGGTCATCCTCGGACCGACCGGCCGGAACTTCGCCGCCGGGATGTCGGGCGGGGTCGCCTACGTCTGGGCGCCGGACAAGGACGTCTTCCGCGAGAACTGCAACCTGGAGCTGGTGGACCTGGAGCCGGTGGAGGACGCCGACGACGTCATGGAGCTCAAGGAGATCATCGAGAACCACCAGAACTACACCGCCTCGACGGTCGCGAAGCACATCCTCGAAAACTGGGACACCTGTCTGCCGCAGTTCGTCCAGGTGATGCCTCGCGACTACAAGCGGGCCCTGACCGAGCTCAAGGCGGCGGCGGAAGCCGAAGCCGCGGGCGAAGAGGCCCCGGCAGCGCGGTAG
- a CDS encoding Uma2 family endonuclease, with translation MPTVAQLLTAEEYARLPEDGRRTELVRGEILEMNIPRPRHGQLCSRIDRRLGTFAETQGLGHVVANDAGFVTSRDPDTVRGPDLAYISYAKVPKGPLPADEYLEVAPEIVIEILSPTDRWADVLRKGGEYLSAGVEVVCVVDFEDEAVHLYYDRKPSVVLRGGDLLTFPEQLPGFSFPLTELFE, from the coding sequence GTGCCTACCGTTGCACAACTCCTGACTGCCGAAGAGTACGCCCGACTGCCGGAAGACGGCCGTCGCACGGAGCTCGTGCGCGGAGAGATCCTCGAAATGAACATCCCTCGTCCTCGACACGGCCAGCTCTGCAGCCGGATCGACCGACGGCTGGGGACGTTCGCGGAAACGCAGGGACTGGGGCACGTCGTCGCCAACGACGCCGGCTTCGTCACCAGCCGCGACCCGGACACGGTCCGCGGACCGGACCTGGCTTACATCAGTTATGCCAAGGTCCCCAAGGGGCCCCTCCCGGCCGACGAGTACCTGGAAGTCGCCCCCGAGATCGTGATCGAAATTCTCTCCCCGACGGATCGCTGGGCGGATGTCCTGCGCAAAGGGGGCGAGTACCTCTCCGCCGGAGTCGAGGTCGTCTGTGTCGTCGACTTCGAGGACGAGGCGGTCCACCTGTACTACGACCGGAAACCCTCCGTGGTCCTTCGCGGAGGAGACCTCCTGACGTTTCCCGAGCAACTTCCCGGTTTTTCGTTCCCCCTCACTGAACTTTTCGAATGA
- a CDS encoding LysR family transcriptional regulator — MHLRNVELFCDIVACRSFSKAAEMRKISQPAATQIIQQLEEHLGVSLFDRTVRPPELTPAGQLYFEKCRDLLDTYRSIEDAVRRLGDKVVGRVRVASIYSVGLLQMAEYVRRFEEAFPDVDVRLDYVHPDEVYARVRRDEADLGIVSYPTGGDDITVIPWVDQEMVLVVKPGTALAVHDKATLDVIRGQEFVAFTTDLKIRKEVDRLLKRKNVPVKVTHQFDNVENIKRAVEIGAGVALLPLPTIRRELEIGSLHAVRLQDADLKRPLGIVQKRHKHLPAAAEKFVALLKENVGAGESVAAKAKSVH; from the coding sequence ATGCACCTCCGCAACGTTGAGCTCTTTTGCGACATCGTTGCCTGCCGCAGTTTTTCCAAAGCGGCGGAGATGCGGAAAATTTCCCAGCCCGCCGCCACCCAGATTATTCAGCAACTCGAAGAGCACCTTGGAGTTTCGCTGTTCGATCGCACCGTTCGCCCGCCGGAACTGACGCCGGCGGGCCAGTTGTATTTCGAGAAGTGCCGGGACCTCCTCGACACCTATCGATCGATCGAAGACGCCGTCCGCCGACTCGGAGATAAAGTCGTTGGGCGAGTTCGAGTTGCGTCGATCTACTCCGTCGGCCTCCTGCAGATGGCGGAGTACGTGCGGCGGTTTGAGGAGGCGTTTCCGGACGTGGATGTCCGGCTCGATTACGTCCACCCGGACGAGGTGTACGCCCGGGTCCGCCGGGATGAAGCGGACCTGGGGATCGTGTCGTACCCCACCGGCGGGGACGACATCACCGTCATCCCCTGGGTCGACCAGGAGATGGTCCTGGTGGTCAAGCCCGGGACGGCCCTGGCGGTCCATGACAAGGCGACGCTCGACGTGATCCGCGGACAGGAGTTCGTGGCCTTCACGACGGACCTCAAGATCCGGAAGGAAGTCGATCGCCTCCTGAAGCGGAAGAACGTCCCGGTCAAGGTGACCCACCAGTTCGACAACGTGGAGAACATCAAGCGAGCGGTCGAGATCGGAGCGGGGGTGGCGCTGCTGCCGCTGCCGACGATCCGCCGCGAACTGGAGATCGGCTCGCTGCATGCCGTCCGGCTGCAGGATGCCGATCTGAAACGCCCTCTCGGGATCGTGCAGAAACGACACAAGCACCTCCCGGCAGCGGCGGAAAAGTTTGTGGCCCTGTTGAAAGAGAACGTCGGCGCCGGGGAATCGGTCGCCGCAAAGGCCAAATCGGTCCACTGA
- the rlmN gene encoding 23S rRNA (adenine(2503)-C(2))-methyltransferase RlmN — protein MPESTCVYDVEGVERLRRALRLDPMEVKAFRKGLFKKFRPTSEVLHEFPGGDRLRVHPLTLFRRVDSAIDGATKLLFQTSTGMLIESVILRIGTGRTTLCVSSQIGCAAACSFCATGKMGIARNLSAAEILDQFLQASQIVAGEGEGATIRNLVFMGMGEPLHNEMELVTAIERLTSADFFHHPPSKIIVSTVGIADGMRRLAERFPKVNLALSLHSVRTEVRERLIPVGRRYPLPELRETIRGLNDRFGATVMIEYLLLGGVNDSLEDARELAEWLRGLQVHVNLIPYNPIDEAPELVGSPPETREAFANVLKSAGYKTTTRYSLGGDIEAACGQLVRHENRIRAMSAVGTTVPLTLSE, from the coding sequence ATGCCGGAGTCGACGTGTGTTTACGATGTGGAAGGGGTGGAGCGGCTCCGCCGCGCGCTGCGGCTTGACCCGATGGAGGTGAAGGCGTTCCGCAAGGGGCTCTTCAAGAAATTCCGTCCCACTTCAGAAGTCCTCCATGAGTTCCCCGGCGGGGACCGGCTCCGGGTCCATCCGCTGACGCTCTTCCGCCGCGTCGATTCCGCGATCGACGGCGCGACCAAACTGCTGTTCCAGACATCGACCGGGATGCTGATCGAGTCGGTGATCCTCCGGATCGGGACGGGACGGACGACCCTTTGCGTCTCGAGCCAGATCGGCTGCGCGGCGGCGTGCTCGTTCTGCGCCACCGGAAAGATGGGAATCGCGCGAAACCTGTCAGCCGCCGAGATCCTCGACCAGTTCCTCCAGGCGAGTCAGATCGTCGCCGGGGAAGGGGAGGGCGCGACGATCCGCAACCTCGTCTTCATGGGGATGGGAGAGCCGCTGCACAACGAGATGGAACTCGTCACAGCGATCGAGCGGCTGACCTCGGCCGACTTCTTCCACCATCCGCCGTCGAAGATCATCGTCTCCACGGTCGGCATCGCCGACGGGATGCGGCGGCTGGCCGAACGGTTTCCGAAGGTAAACCTCGCCCTGAGCCTGCACAGCGTCCGGACCGAAGTCCGCGAGCGGCTGATCCCGGTCGGGCGGCGCTATCCCCTGCCGGAACTGCGGGAGACGATCCGCGGACTGAACGATCGGTTCGGCGCGACGGTCATGATCGAATACCTGCTCCTCGGCGGCGTCAACGACTCCCTCGAGGACGCGCGGGAGCTGGCGGAGTGGCTCCGCGGTCTTCAGGTTCACGTGAACCTGATTCCCTACAACCCGATCGACGAAGCCCCGGAACTGGTCGGCAGCCCGCCGGAAACGCGGGAGGCGTTTGCCAACGTCCTCAAGTCCGCCGGGTACAAGACCACCACGCGGTATTCCCTGGGAGGGGATATCGAGGCCGCCTGCGGCCAGCTCGTCCGCCATGAGAATCGGATTCGGGCGATGAGCGCAGTCGGGACGACCGTGCCGCTCACCCTCTCCGAATGA
- a CDS encoding sulfatase produces the protein MNFARSASVLFGRLTGLVLVLALSLVATAADRRPNIVFVLTDDQRSDCLGCAGHPHLKTPSIDRIANEGVRFANAFCTTSLCSPSRASILSGLYAHSHGVTNNFTEYPTRLESFPKRLQDEGYATAYIGKWHMGEENDGKRPGFDFFATHRGQGKYFDTEFNVDGKREVLKGYYTSRVTDLALEWLEKQSREKPFLLMLGHKAPHSFYFPEAKYEHVFDDIRFPYPASAFHLADKPDWITTRLNTWHGIYGPLFDYRKKFPDSSPEAVVHFEQMTRSYLGTILSVDDSVGRLDGWLRKKGLLDNTIFVYMADNGLLSGEHGMVDKRTMHEPSIRIPLIVRAPGRLPRGRVETAQVLTLDVAPSLLELCGAKPLDKIHGRSWVRLANEGDQAWRRAWYYEYNYEKQFPYTPNVRGIRTDRWKYIHYPHGDGTPDRHKAELYDLAADPGEDKNLIDDPASSDVREQLSKDLARLIREAGADPDTMPVDAGIKAELPDLKIR, from the coding sequence ATGAACTTCGCTCGTTCTGCCTCCGTTCTCTTTGGCCGCCTCACCGGCCTGGTGCTCGTCCTGGCCCTCTCGTTGGTCGCAACGGCCGCGGACCGCCGGCCCAATATAGTCTTCGTGCTGACCGATGATCAGCGGTCGGACTGCCTGGGATGTGCCGGCCATCCGCATCTGAAGACTCCTTCGATCGACCGTATCGCGAACGAAGGAGTCCGGTTCGCGAACGCCTTCTGCACGACATCCCTCTGCAGCCCCAGCCGGGCCAGTATCCTGAGCGGGCTCTATGCCCACTCTCACGGCGTCACGAACAACTTCACGGAGTACCCCACCCGGCTCGAGAGTTTTCCGAAGCGGCTGCAGGACGAGGGGTACGCCACCGCCTACATCGGCAAGTGGCACATGGGAGAGGAGAACGACGGGAAGCGGCCCGGCTTCGACTTCTTCGCGACCCATCGGGGCCAGGGCAAATACTTCGACACCGAGTTCAACGTCGATGGAAAACGCGAGGTCCTGAAGGGCTACTACACGAGCCGCGTGACCGATCTGGCGCTCGAATGGCTGGAGAAGCAGAGCCGTGAAAAGCCGTTCCTGCTGATGCTGGGGCACAAGGCCCCGCACAGCTTCTACTTCCCGGAGGCGAAGTACGAGCACGTCTTCGACGACATCCGGTTCCCCTACCCCGCGAGCGCCTTCCACCTGGCGGACAAGCCCGACTGGATCACGACCCGCCTCAACACGTGGCACGGGATCTACGGTCCGCTCTTCGACTATCGGAAGAAGTTCCCGGACTCGTCCCCGGAGGCGGTCGTCCATTTCGAGCAGATGACCCGTTCCTATCTGGGGACGATCCTCTCGGTCGATGACAGCGTGGGGCGGCTCGACGGCTGGCTGCGGAAGAAAGGCCTCCTGGACAACACGATCTTCGTCTACATGGCGGACAACGGCCTGCTGAGCGGCGAGCACGGAATGGTCGACAAGCGGACGATGCACGAGCCGAGCATCCGGATTCCGCTCATCGTGCGGGCTCCCGGCCGGCTCCCGAGGGGGAGGGTCGAAACCGCTCAGGTCCTGACGCTCGACGTCGCCCCCAGCCTGCTGGAGCTGTGCGGAGCAAAGCCGCTGGACAAGATCCACGGCCGGTCGTGGGTGAGGCTGGCCAACGAGGGAGACCAGGCGTGGCGCCGCGCCTGGTACTACGAATACAACTACGAGAAGCAGTTTCCCTACACGCCGAACGTCCGGGGGATCCGGACCGACCGCTGGAAGTACATCCACTACCCGCATGGCGACGGTACGCCGGACCGCCACAAGGCGGAGCTCTACGACCTGGCTGCCGATCCGGGCGAAGACAAGAACCTCATTGACGACCCGGCGTCCAGCGACGTTCGGGAGCAGTTGTCGAAGGACCTCGCCCGCCTCATCCGGGAGGCGGGGGCCGATCCGGACACGATGCCGGTCGACGCCGGGATCAAGGCGGAGCTTCCCGATCTCAAGATCCGGTAG